A region from the Buchnera aphidicola (Astegopteryx bambusae) genome encodes:
- the rnhA gene encoding ribonuclease HI, with protein sequence MMKLVKIYVDGSCIKNPGPGGLGVFLKYKNYKKIFKKGFYLTTNNRMELMAAIEGLKLLKKSCKVKIITDSKYLKLGISIWIEKWKKKKWKTIKRKKIKNLDLWKKLNKIKKKHKINCVWIRGHSGNYENEICDKLAKSAAKDPNFVDYKYIKK encoded by the coding sequence ATTATGAAATTAGTAAAAATCTATGTAGATGGATCTTGTATAAAAAATCCTGGTCCTGGAGGATTAGGAGTATTTTTAAAATATAAAAATTATAAAAAAATATTTAAAAAAGGATTTTATCTAACTACAAATAACAGAATGGAATTAATGGCAGCTATAGAAGGACTAAAACTTTTAAAAAAAAGTTGTAAAGTAAAAATAATTACAGATAGTAAATATTTAAAATTAGGTATATCTATATGGATAGAAAAATGGAAAAAAAAAAAATGGAAAACAATTAAAAGAAAAAAAATAAAAAATTTAGATTTATGGAAAAAATTAAATAAAATAAAAAAAAAACATAAAATAAATTGTGTATGGATAAGAGGACATTCTGGAAATTATGAAAATGAAATATGTGATAAACTTGCTAAATCAGCTGCAAAAGATCCAAACTTTGTAGATTATAAATATATAAAAAAATAA
- the dnaQ gene encoding DNA polymerase III subunit epsilon gives MKEFKRKVVLDTETTGINSILKKNLNRHRIIEIGAVEIIDRKLTKKKFHCYLNPNRKIENTAFKIHGISNEFLLDKPIFSDIVESFIDFIKNSDLIIHNASFDIKFLEYELSIINHNVNKISQICNIVDTLTLARNLYPGKKNTLDALCKRYKIKNFKRNFHSAILDAKILSELYIRMTRKQNTINFFENKKENKNLYINKKKFLKNILKLANKEEKLFHKKYLNIIKKNFF, from the coding sequence ATGAAAGAATTTAAAAGAAAAGTAGTTTTAGATACAGAAACTACAGGAATAAATTCTATTTTAAAAAAAAATTTAAATAGACATAGAATAATTGAAATAGGAGCAGTAGAAATAATAGATAGAAAATTAACCAAAAAAAAATTTCATTGTTATTTAAATCCAAATAGAAAAATAGAAAATACAGCTTTTAAAATACATGGAATTTCAAATGAATTTTTATTGGATAAACCTATTTTTTCTGATATAGTGGAAAGTTTTATAGATTTTATAAAAAATTCTGACTTGATAATTCATAATGCATCTTTTGATATAAAATTTTTAGAATATGAATTATCAATTATAAATCATAATGTTAATAAGATTAGTCAAATTTGTAATATAGTAGATACATTGACATTAGCAAGAAATTTGTATCCTGGTAAAAAAAATACTTTAGATGCTTTATGTAAAAGATATAAAATAAAAAATTTTAAAAGAAATTTTCATAGCGCTATATTAGACGCAAAAATATTATCTGAATTATATATTAGAATGACAAGAAAGCAAAATACTATAAATTTTTTTGAAAATAAAAAAGAAAATAAAAATTTGTATATAAATAAAAAAAAGTTTTTAAAAAATATATTAAAATTAGCAAATAAAGAAGAAAAATTATTTCATAAAAAGTATTTGAATATAATTAAAAAAAATTTTTTTTAG
- a CDS encoding nucleotide exchange factor GrpE: MKEKSKLYVKNKIETLKLENKKLLLKYNKILKKIKNLNKEILIKKNFSKENLKKNIIKLNKELENGYKYSLRNIFIELFDVVDSIEKAIELKTNVKDLCILNFLRKLEHVLKNFIKIFKEFKIYAIKDVNVKFDPNVHQAISIFYNKKFKNNYIINIVQKGYILYKKLLRPAMVIVNKKS, encoded by the coding sequence ATGAAAGAAAAATCTAAGTTGTATGTAAAAAATAAAATAGAAACATTAAAATTAGAAAATAAGAAATTATTGTTAAAATATAATAAAATTTTAAAAAAAATAAAAAATTTAAATAAAGAAATATTAATAAAAAAAAATTTTTCTAAAGAAAATTTAAAAAAAAATATAATAAAATTAAATAAAGAATTAGAAAATGGATATAAATATTCATTAAGAAATATTTTTATAGAATTATTTGATGTCGTAGATAGTATAGAAAAAGCTATTGAACTAAAAACAAATGTAAAAGATTTATGTATTTTAAATTTTTTAAGAAAATTAGAACATGTATTAAAAAATTTTATTAAAATATTTAAAGAATTCAAAATATATGCAATCAAAGATGTTAATGTAAAATTTGATCCAAATGTTCATCAAGCAATATCTATTTTTTATAACAAAAAATTTAAAAATAATTATATAATAAATATAGTACAAAAAGGATATATTTTATATAAAAAACTTTTAAGACCAGCCATGGTAATTGTAAATAAAAAAAGTTAA
- the smpB gene encoding SsrA-binding protein SmpB, whose amino-acid sequence MKKKKKFLINKKITHSFKIIKTINAGLVLKGWEIKSIRKKNINISNSYISIIKNNVYLINANISFLNNFTKNENIKTFRKIKLLLTKREILYLSNKIGKERITIVPIYFFWKKFLCKVKIGLAKGIKKYDKRNLKRKKEWQTKKLRILKNINKH is encoded by the coding sequence ATGAAAAAAAAAAAAAAATTTTTAATAAATAAAAAAATAACTCATAGTTTTAAAATTATAAAAACTATTAATGCTGGATTAGTTTTAAAAGGATGGGAAATTAAGTCAATAAGAAAAAAAAATATAAATATTTCAAATAGTTATATTTCTATTATTAAAAATAATGTTTATCTAATAAATGCTAATATAAGTTTTTTAAACAATTTTACTAAAAATGAAAATATTAAAACATTTAGAAAAATAAAACTCTTATTAACAAAAAGAGAAATTTTGTATTTATCAAATAAGATTGGTAAAGAAAGAATAACAATAGTACCAATATATTTTTTTTGGAAAAAATTTTTATGCAAAGTTAAAATTGGTTTAGCAAAAGGAATAAAAAAATATGATAAAAGAAATTTAAAAAGAAAAAAGGAATGGCAAACTAAAAAATTAAGAATTTTAAAAAATATAAATAAACATTAA